Genomic DNA from Frondihabitans sp. PAMC 28766:
AACCAGTGCAACGGGTCGACCACGCCCCGAGGAAGCTGCAGGATCAGCGCGAGCACCACCAGAGGCAGCCCCATTCCTCCTGCGACGACCGCCGCTCGAGGCAGACGGATGCGCGCCCGCAGACGACCGGCGATCGTGGCGCCGACGATCAGCCCCACGGTCTGGACGGCACCGGCGAGGCCCCAGGGCGTCCGCCCGAACGAGTCGTCGGCCGCGAACGGGCCGAGCACCTGCACGCCCCCCGCGAAGGCCAGCTGGCCGACGAACACCAGGGTCAGGCAGGCGAGAAGCCACTTCGTCCGCACCACGAAGGCGAGGCCGTCGGCGAGATCGCGTGTGAACGACCGGCCGCGGATCGAGCCGATCACTCGCCTCGGCAGGGCCGCGAACGCCGCGACGGCGAAGGTGAAGGCCAGCGAGCCGACCGCGAGGGCGACCTCGGGGGTCGCGAAGCCGACGAGGATGCCACCGCCTGCGATTCCGACGACGAGCCCGATGTTCATGCCGGTCCGGTTGAGCACGGTGGCCGCTCGGGTCAGCGGTTCGCCCACCACATCGCACAGCACCGCGTTCGTCGCGGACGCGAAGAACGCCGCACCCGCACCGCTCACCGCTGCGGCGACTGCCAGCAGCGGCAGGTCGGCCAGCCCTGTCGCGAGCAGCCCGGCGGCGCCGGCGAGCCCGACCGCCGACAGGATCGACGCGCCCATCGCCACCGTGCGCTTCGGCAGTCTGTCGGAGACGGCCCCCCCGAACAGGATCAGCACCACGTTCGGCACCGCGCGGCTCGCCACGACGACGCCGAGCTCGACCGGGTCGGCGCCGAGGTCGATCGCCGCGAACGCGAAGGCGATGGGGCCCAGACCGCTTCCGATCCACGAGAGCAGGCGGCCCACCCAGAGCGCGCGAAAGGCGGGAAGGCGCAGCAGCGATCCGTTCATCGAGCGCCCGGCTGATCCACGGGCCGAGCCTACTCACGCGGCCCGTATCGTTGGATGCGTGAGCATCCACACCGGCCCCGGCGGCGCATCCCGGCAGGCGTCGGCCCCTGGCCACTATGCGAAGGGGCTGGCCAAGCGCGAGGCGATCCTCGATGCGGCCCTGCCCGTCTTCGGGCAGTCGGGTTTCCACGGGGCGTCGCTCCGCGAGATCGCCCGGCAGTGCGGGGTGTCGCACCAGTCGCTCATGCACTACTTCCCGACGAAGGAGGAGCTGCTGCTGGCCGTGGTGCGGCGTCGCGACGAACGGCTGAGGCGGCACTTCGGTGACGAGGGCGGCATGCGCCTGGCCGAGTTGGTCGAGCTCGCCGAATACAACCGCGACGTGCCGGGGGTCATCCAGCTCTTCAACACGGCGTCCGCCGAGGCGACGTCGCCCGAGCACCCCGCCCACGACTACTACGCCGACTTCTACCACCGCATCGTCGCCTCGACGAGCGCCTCGCTCGCCGTGGCCGAACGCCACGGGCTCCTCGCTCCGGGGTTCACGGCCGAAACGGCGGTCCGCGTCGTGCTCGCTGTGCAGGACGGCCTGCAGCTGCAGTGGCTCTACGATCGCGATGCGGTGCACGTGGCCGAGTCGATGCGCCTCGTGATCCGCACGATAGTGACCGTGCCGCTCGACGAGCTCGATGCGCTGGCGGTATCCGACGCAGAGGCCGATGCCGCGACCGGCGCAGCGGGCCGACAGGATGCCGACGAGGCCGTGTAAACAACAGGTTTCAATCCTTGCCACCCGGCAAACTCCGATCGTATCCTTGCCGCATGGCAGACATTGAGACGGTCCCCATCGTCGTCGACCCCGCATCTCAGACCCTCCCGGCCCTCCCAGCCACCGCGACCCCGCCGATCCCGGCCGCGCTCGCCGACGAGGCGGTTGCCCTCGCGCGCTCCTGGGCGGCGGAGGCCACGCACGCACCGAGCACGAAGTCGGCCGAGCTGCTCGCCCAAGTGCTGAAGGCCGAGTCGGGCCTGGCCTTCACGATCGGTTTCGTCGACCGGGTCGTGCGCCCCGAAGACCTCGGCGTCGCGGCACGGAACCTCTCGCACCTCGCGTCCGGCGTCCCGGCCTTCCTGCCGTTGCCCATGCGCGCGGCCGTCCGCGTCGGCGGCGCTCTCGCCCCGGCCCTCCCCGGCACCGTCGTGCCGATCGCCCGTCGCGTGCTGCGCGGCATGGTGGGCCACCTCATCGTCGACTCTCGCCCCGACAAGCTCGGCGCGGCCATCCAGACGCTCAAGAAGCACGGCACCCGACTCAACCTCAATCTGCTCGGCGAGGCCGTTCTCGGCGATGCCGAGGCCGACCACCGTCTCGCGGGCACCACGGCCCTGCTCGAGCGCGACGACGTCGACTACGTGTCGATCAAGGTGTCGTCGATCGTGAGCCAGCTGTCGATGTGGGCGTTCGACGAGACCGTCGAGCGCGTCGTCTCGAAGCTCACTCCGCTCTACGAGATCGCCGCCCGCGCAGGCGTGCCGAAGTTCATCAACCTCGACATGGAGGAGTACCGCGACCTCGATCTCACCCTGACGGTGTTCATGGCGGTGCTCGATCAGCCGCAGTTGACGAGCCTCGAGGCCGGCATCGTGCTGCAGACCTACCTGCCCGACGCCCTCTCGGCGATGCAGCGTCTGAACGCCTGGGCGCAGCGCCGCGTCGACGCCGGTGGCGCCCCGGTCAAAGTCCGCGTCGTCAAGGGCGCCAACCTCGCCATGGAGCACGTCGACGCGGCCGTTCACGAGTGGCCCCTCGCCACCTACGACACCAAACAGGACAGCGACACCAACTACAAGCGCGTCCTCTCCTGGGCGATGACGCCCGAGCGAACGCGGGCGGTGCGCCTCGGCGTCGCGGGGCATAACCTCTTCGACATCGCGTTCGCGCACCTTCTCAGCCAGCAGCGCGGCGTCGCGTCGGCGGTCGAGTTCGAGATGCTGCTCGGCATGGCCGAGGGTCAGGCCGAGCTCGTCAAGAAGGCGGTCGGCGGGCTCCTGCTCTACACGCCGGTTGTGCACCCGCGCGAGTTCGACGTCGCAATCAGCTATCTGATCCGCCGCCTCGAAGAGAACGCGTCGCACGAGAACTTCATGTCGGCCGTCTTCGAGCTGGCGTCGAACGAGCGGCTGTTCGAGCGCGAGAAGGGGCGATTCCTCGCTTCACTCGCTGCCGTCCTGAGCCCGTCGGGCGGGGCTGACGCTCCGGCGCCGCACCGCGTGCAGTCGCGGACGACCGAGCAGCTCGCGCCGATCGAGACCGCCTTCCACAACACCCCCGACACCGACCCGGCACTGGCCGACAACCGTGAGTGGGGGCGCAGGATCCTGCGCTCGGTCCCCACCTCGACGCTGGGCACCGCGACGATCGAGGCCGCTCGCATCGACGCCGCAGACGCTCTCGAGAGCGAGGTGCAGGTCGCACTCGCGGCGGCACCCGCGTGGGCGGCCCTCGGCGGCTCGGGCCGGGCCGCCGTGCTGCGCCGTGCCGCCGTCGAGCTCGGCAAGCGTCGCGCCGACCTCATCGAGGTCGCCGCGTCCGAGACGGGTAAGACGATCGCCGAGGGCGACGTCGAAGTCAGCGAGGCGATCGACTTCGCAAACTACTACGCCACCCTCGCCGAAGAGCTCGACCACGTCGACGGCGCGGTCTACGAGGCGCCGTCGCTGATCGTGGTGACGCCGCCGTGGAACTTCCCCGTCGCGATCCCGACGGGCTCGACCGTCGCCGGCCTCGCGGCCGGTGCCTCCGTCATCGTCAAGCCGGCCGGGCAGGCGAAGCGCTGCGGCGCCGTGCTGGTCGAAGCGCTCTGGGCGGCGGGGGTGCCGCGCGAGGTGCTGCGCCTGGTCGACGTGGAGGAGGGCGATCTCGGCAAGCAGCTCGTCTCGCATCCTGCCGTCGATCGGGTGATCCTCACCGGGGCCTTCGAGACGGCCGAGCTGTTCCGCTCGTGGCGCCCCGACCTGCCGTTGCTCGCTGAGACGAGCGGCAAGAACGCGATCATCGTGACTCCGAGCGCCGACCTCGACCTCGCTGCCTCCGACGTCATCAAGTCGGCCTTCGGGCACGCGGGGCAGAAGTGCTCGGCGGCCAGTCTCGTGATCCTGGTGGGCTCGGTCGCTTCGTCCGAGCGGTTCCGTCGCCAGCTCGTCGACGCCGCGTCGAGCATGCGCGTGGGTCTGCCCTCCGACCCGACGACGCAGCTGGGCCCGATCGTCGAGCCCGCGCGGGGCAAGCTTCTGCGTGCGCTCACCACGCTGGCGCCCGGCGAGAGCTGGCTCGTCGAGCCGAAGCGGCTCGACGAGACCGGGCGGCTGTGGTCGCCTGGAGTCCGCGCCGGGGTCGCCCCCGGCAGCGACTTCCACCGCACCGAGTTCTTCGGGCCGGTGCTCGGCATCATGACTGCCGGGACCCTCGACGAGGCGATCGAGCTGCAGAACGCCACCGACTTCGGCCTCACCGCCGGCATCCACACGCTCGACAGCGCCGAGCTCGGCACCTGGCTCGACCGGGTCGAGGCGGGCAACCTCTACGTCAATCGCGGCATCACCGGCGCGATCGTGCGCCGACAGCCGTTCGGCGGCTGGAAGCGCTCGGCGGTGGGCGCGGGCGGCAAGGCCGGTGGGCCCAACTACCTGGTTCACCTGGGGTCGTGGTCACCCGCGCCCCTGGCCTCCAAGGCTCCGGCCGCCACTCTGTCGCCGCGTGTGCACTCGTTCGTCACGGCGTTCGAGGGCGCAGGAGGCGACGGCTCGCTCCGCACCGCAGCCGAAGCCGACGAGCGCGCCTGGTCGCGCACCTACGGCGCGTCGGCCGACGTCTCGCAGGTGGGTCTCGAGCGCAACGTGTTCCGCTACCGCCCGCTGCCCGTCACGGTTCGTCTGGCTGAAGGAGGGTCGCTCGACGACTTCGCTCGCACGCTGGCCGCAGGTCTGCGCGCCGGGGGAGAGCTGCCGATCAGCACGGCCGTCGAACTTCCCGCCGCAGTCGTCTCGGCCCTCGCCGGCCACCGTGTCACGCAGATCGACGACGCGGGCTTCCACGCCTCGGTGTCGCGCGGCGCCCTCACGACGCCCCGCATCCGTCTCGTCGGCCCCGCAGCGGCCCACGGGCGGCTCGCGGTCGCACTCAGAGGCGATCCGTCGGTCGCCGTCTTCGCGGCCCCCGTGACGCCCGCACCCCGCCTCGAGCTCCTCCCGTACCTGCGCGAGCAGGCCATCGCCGTGACGGCCCATCGCTTCGGCAACCCCGACGCCTGGAGCGAGTCCGTTCTCTGATCCCTCGGTAGTGCGCAACTCGCCCCTCACTTTCTCGGTGACCGGCTGTTTGTGCACTACCTCCGGGCGGCCTCGGTAGGCTCGGGGCGTGAAGATCGCGCGCTTTTCCAGTCCTGATGAAGACCCTCGATTCGGCGTCGTCGACGGCGAAGACCTTGTGGTGCTGGCCGGCGACCCCATGTTCGCCGGCTACGAGACGACGGGTGAGCGCGTCCCGATGCGGGGCGTGAAGATCCTGGCGCCGGTGATCCCCCGCTCGAAGGTGATCGGCATCGGGCTGAACTACTACGACCACGCCGACGAGATGGGCCAGGAGGCACCGGAGTTCCCGGTCGTCTTCCTCAAGCCGAACACCACCGTCATCGGCCCGGGCGACGCCATCCAGATCCCGCCGGTCGAGGGCCGGATCGACCTCGAGGGTGAACTGGCCGTCGTCATCGGCAGCATCGCCAAGAAGGTGCGCGCCGAAGACTACGCAGACGTCGTCTTCGGGTACACGATCGCCAACGACGTCACCGCGCGCACCGTTCAAGAGTCCGACGGCCAGTGGACTCGAGCCAAGAGCTACGACACCTTCTGCCCCCTCGGCCCGTATATCGAGACGGAGTTCGACTGGACGGACGCCAGGATCACGTCCCGAGTCGACGGCGAGGTGCTGCAGCGCGAGACGACGCAGCAGATGATCCACAAGATTCCCGAGCTCGTCGCATACGTCAGTGACATCTTCACCCTGCTGCCGGGTGACGTGATCCTGACGGGGACACCGTCGGGCGTCGGCCCGTTCCGCGCCGGCCAGACCGTCGAGATCGCGATCGAGGGCCTCGGATCCCTGATCAGCACGGCGCGCGACCGCGACTGAGGCCTTGTCGTTCGGCAACACGTGCCGCGCGACACGCCCGGGATACGGCCGAGATTTGCCCGATGGCCGTCTCACCCGTAGTGTTTCCTCTTGTCAGCCCAAAGGAACGGAAACGGGCCGGGTGCGAAAGCAACCGAGCCAACCTTCCTCAAGTGGTGGCATCCTCCCCTTGATTCCCTCTTGCCGGTCGAATCGAATGTGGTTAGGATTGCAAGTCCGTCACCTCGCCAGCCCAGCTGGCGTGCAACTCTCCCCGGAGAGTTGAAGTCGAGTGGATTACAGCTCTCGAGCTGAATTGACTTGGCCCGCCGAGGTGGCTACGGTATCAAAGTTGCCTCCGACGAAGTCCTGCTGGTCAGGGTGGGTTTGGGGTGCGTTTGGTCCTTGAGAACTCAACAGCGTGCACATTGTCAAATGCCAATTTATACCTCGGCATCTGGGTTTACTGTTTCTCCTTTGGAGTTGTGGTGTCTGGGTGTTGGGTTTCTTTGAGATTGAATGGACAACAATCGTCAGATTGTTTTGTTCTTTTGGTCAGCATCAAACTTGCTGCCATCTGCTTTTGGGTGGGTGGTGGTGTTTTTCTTTTACGGAGAGTTTGATCCTGGCTCAGGACGAACGCTGGCGGCGTGCTTAACACATGCAAGTCGAACGATGATCCCCAGCTTGCTGGGGGGATTAGTGGCGAACGGGTGAGTAACACGTGAGTAACCTGCCCTTGACTCTGGGATAAGCGTTGGAAACGACGTCTAATACCGGATATGACCCCTACCGGCATCGGTTGGGGGTGGAAAGATTTTTTGGTCAAGGATGGACTCGCGGCCTATCAGGTAGTTGGTGAGGTAATGGCTCACCAAGCCGACGACGGGTAGCCGGCCTGAGAGGGTGACCGGCCACACTGGGACTGAGACACGGCCCAGACTCCTACGGGAGGCAGCAGTGGGGAATATTGCACAATGGGCGAAAGCCTGATGCAGCAACGCCGCGTGAGGGATGACGGCCTTCGGGTTGTAAACCTCTTTTAGTAGGGAAGAAGCGAATGAATTTATTCTGAGTGACGGTACCTGCAGAAAAAGCACCGGCTAACTACGTGCCAGCAGCCGCGGTAATACGTAGGGTGCAAGCGTTGTCCGGAATTATTGGGCGTAAAGAGCTCGTAGGCGGTTTGTCGCGTCTGCTGTGAAATCTGGGGGCTCAACCCCCAGCCTGCAGTGGGTACGGGCAGACTAGAGTGCGGTAGGGGAGATTGGAATTCCTGGTGTAGCGGTGGAATGCGCAGATATCAGGAGGAACACCGATGGCGAAGGCAGATCTCTGGGCCGTAACTGACGCTGAGGAGCGAAAGCATGGGGAGCGAACAGGATTAGATACCCTGGTAGTCCATGCCGTAAACGTTGGGAACTAGATGTAGGGGCCATTCCACGGTTTCTGTGTCGCAGCTAACGCATTAAGTTCCCCGCCTGGGGAGTACGGCCGCAAGGCTAAAACTCAAAGGAATTGACGGGGGCCCGCACAAGCGGCGGAGCATGCGGATTAATTCGATGCAACGCGAAGAACCTTACCAAGGCTTGACATATACCGGAAACGTCCAGAGATGGTCGCCCCGCAAGGTCGGTATACAGGTGGTGCATGGTTGTCGTCAGCTCGTGTCGTGAGATGTTGGGTTAAGTCCCGCAACGAGCGCAACCCTCGTTCTATGTTGCCAGCACGTTATGGTGGGAACTCATAGGAGACTGCCGGGGTCAACTCGGAGGAAGGTGGGGATGACGTCAAATCATCATGCCCCTTATGTCTTGGGCTTCACGCATGCTACAATGGCCGATACAAAGGGCTGCAATACCGTAAGGTGGAGCGAATCCCAAAAAGTCGGTCTCAGTTCGGATTGAGGTCTGCAACTCGACCTCATGAAGTCGGAGTCGCTAGTAATCGCAGATCAGCAACGCTGCGGTGAATACGTTCCCGGGCCTTGTACACACCGCCCGTCAAGTCATGAAAGTCGGTAACACCCGAAGCCGGTGGCCCAACCCCTTGTGGGAGGGAGCTGTCGAAGGTGGGATCGGTGATTAGGACTAAGTCGTAACAAGGTAGCCGTACCGGAAGGTGCGGCTGGATCACCTCCTTTCTAAGGAGCATGCACCAGCCCCGCGGACTGTACTTTGCGTACATCCAGTCACGGGGATCAACTGGTCAAGTCACACTGCAGCGAATGTCTGTGGGTGGCGCTCATGGGTGGAACATTGACAGTGGCCTTCGAAGCGAAGGTCTTGTGCTTAGTACGGCTTCTTCGGGGGTTTGGAACGGTGTGAGGCTGGGTGTTTGGGGGCGTGCACGTTGTTGGGTCCTGAGGGACCGAACCAGCCGGCTGCGTAGAGCAGTTGTTTGGTTGAACTCCTCTGACGGACCAGGTTCGAGGGCATTTATTGCCGGTTGTTCCTGGGTCCGCCCGTTTTTTGAGAACTACACAGTGGACGCGAGCATCTTATGTGCTTGCCGGCGACAGGCTTTCGGGTCTGGAGTGAGGTGAGTATGTGAGTGCAATTTCTTCCCCAGCAGCGTGTCTGTTGGGGTAACGAGATAACACTGATTTACCGCGTCATGTCGGGCCTCTTCGG
This window encodes:
- a CDS encoding bifunctional proline dehydrogenase/L-glutamate gamma-semialdehyde dehydrogenase, producing the protein MADIETVPIVVDPASQTLPALPATATPPIPAALADEAVALARSWAAEATHAPSTKSAELLAQVLKAESGLAFTIGFVDRVVRPEDLGVAARNLSHLASGVPAFLPLPMRAAVRVGGALAPALPGTVVPIARRVLRGMVGHLIVDSRPDKLGAAIQTLKKHGTRLNLNLLGEAVLGDAEADHRLAGTTALLERDDVDYVSIKVSSIVSQLSMWAFDETVERVVSKLTPLYEIAARAGVPKFINLDMEEYRDLDLTLTVFMAVLDQPQLTSLEAGIVLQTYLPDALSAMQRLNAWAQRRVDAGGAPVKVRVVKGANLAMEHVDAAVHEWPLATYDTKQDSDTNYKRVLSWAMTPERTRAVRLGVAGHNLFDIAFAHLLSQQRGVASAVEFEMLLGMAEGQAELVKKAVGGLLLYTPVVHPREFDVAISYLIRRLEENASHENFMSAVFELASNERLFEREKGRFLASLAAVLSPSGGADAPAPHRVQSRTTEQLAPIETAFHNTPDTDPALADNREWGRRILRSVPTSTLGTATIEAARIDAADALESEVQVALAAAPAWAALGGSGRAAVLRRAAVELGKRRADLIEVAASETGKTIAEGDVEVSEAIDFANYYATLAEELDHVDGAVYEAPSLIVVTPPWNFPVAIPTGSTVAGLAAGASVIVKPAGQAKRCGAVLVEALWAAGVPREVLRLVDVEEGDLGKQLVSHPAVDRVILTGAFETAELFRSWRPDLPLLAETSGKNAIIVTPSADLDLAASDVIKSAFGHAGQKCSAASLVILVGSVASSERFRRQLVDAASSMRVGLPSDPTTQLGPIVEPARGKLLRALTTLAPGESWLVEPKRLDETGRLWSPGVRAGVAPGSDFHRTEFFGPVLGIMTAGTLDEAIELQNATDFGLTAGIHTLDSAELGTWLDRVEAGNLYVNRGITGAIVRRQPFGGWKRSAVGAGGKAGGPNYLVHLGSWSPAPLASKAPAATLSPRVHSFVTAFEGAGGDGSLRTAAEADERAWSRTYGASADVSQVGLERNVFRYRPLPVTVRLAEGGSLDDFARTLAAGLRAGGELPISTAVELPAAVVSALAGHRVTQIDDAGFHASVSRGALTTPRIRLVGPAAAHGRLAVALRGDPSVAVFAAPVTPAPRLELLPYLREQAIAVTAHRFGNPDAWSESVL
- a CDS encoding fumarylacetoacetate hydrolase family protein, translating into MKIARFSSPDEDPRFGVVDGEDLVVLAGDPMFAGYETTGERVPMRGVKILAPVIPRSKVIGIGLNYYDHADEMGQEAPEFPVVFLKPNTTVIGPGDAIQIPPVEGRIDLEGELAVVIGSIAKKVRAEDYADVVFGYTIANDVTARTVQESDGQWTRAKSYDTFCPLGPYIETEFDWTDARITSRVDGEVLQRETTQQMIHKIPELVAYVSDIFTLLPGDVILTGTPSGVGPFRAGQTVEIAIEGLGSLISTARDRD
- a CDS encoding TetR/AcrR family transcriptional regulator, with protein sequence MSIHTGPGGASRQASAPGHYAKGLAKREAILDAALPVFGQSGFHGASLREIARQCGVSHQSLMHYFPTKEELLLAVVRRRDERLRRHFGDEGGMRLAELVELAEYNRDVPGVIQLFNTASAEATSPEHPAHDYYADFYHRIVASTSASLAVAERHGLLAPGFTAETAVRVVLAVQDGLQLQWLYDRDAVHVAESMRLVIRTIVTVPLDELDALAVSDAEADAATGAAGRQDADEAV
- a CDS encoding MFS transporter — encoded protein: MNGSLLRLPAFRALWVGRLLSWIGSGLGPIAFAFAAIDLGADPVELGVVVASRAVPNVVLILFGGAVSDRLPKRTVAMGASILSAVGLAGAAGLLATGLADLPLLAVAAAVSGAGAAFFASATNAVLCDVVGEPLTRAATVLNRTGMNIGLVVGIAGGGILVGFATPEVALAVGSLAFTFAVAAFAALPRRVIGSIRGRSFTRDLADGLAFVVRTKWLLACLTLVFVGQLAFAGGVQVLGPFAADDSFGRTPWGLAGAVQTVGLIVGATIAGRLRARIRLPRAAVVAGGMGLPLVVLALILQLPRGVVDPLHWFFWLSLALFAASTGLQVFTVSVDTTVQLLVPRALRTQVYACLTVAALAGMPIGQMVIGPLYDLVGAPLALAILAALVAAAVVAVSANPRVRRLGSSSFSSSS